The stretch of DNA GCGGAGTTAGTGCAATTATTAATGAGCTATATAAGGTTGAAGGAGCCCTCCATAAGGACTGCTTAACGATTACCGGAAAAACCCTTCAAGAAAATGTGAAGGATGCAACAATAACAAATGAGAATGTTATACGAAGCAAAGACAATCCATATAGCCCTGTTGGCGGTCTATCCATCCTATATGGAAATATTGCTCCAGATGGCAGTGTTATCAAGGTCGGTGCCGTTGATCCGTCAATCAAAACCTTCCTTGGCGAAGCAATCGTTTTTGATTCTCAAGAAGAGGCACAAGAAAATATCAATAATGGCACTGTTCAAGCAGGACACGTAGTGGTTATCCGCTATGAAGGTCCAAAAGGCGGACCAGGAATGCCGGAAATGCTTGCCCCTACCTCCGCTATTATGGGTCGTGGATTAGGGAAAGAAGTTGCTCTTATCACAGATGGTCGTTTCTCTGGTGCAAGCCGCGGGATTTCCATCGGTCATATTTCACCGGAAGCAGCCGAAGGCGGACCTATTGCACTTGTTGAAAATGGTGACAAAATCCTAATCGACTTGCCTGCTAGATCCATTGAATTGATTGTGGATGAAGAAGTTTTAGCAGAAAGAAGACGCTTATGGCAAAAGCCAGAGCCAAAGATTAAGACCGGCTACCTAGCCAAATATGCAAAGTTGGTTACCTCCGCTAATACTGGCGGAATTATGAAAATATAAAAGTATTAAGTTAGTAAATACTGTCACTTTAACCTAACCCAGGGTTTAGGCTCCCTTTTAATCGCCGAGGTTAAAGACCTATCAGTAGATTTGAAAAATTTATAGAGAAAATCGATGACGGGAATAAAGGAATAAGAAAATGTATTTTCAGAGAGCTGGGGTTGCTGGAAGCCCAGTAATACACCTTATTCCGACATCATCCCTGAGTATTGAGCTGAACGGTCCTTACTTATTAGGCTCAGTCAGGTGTTCTTTTTGGAGCACCTGTTACCAAAAGAAGCGGTTATGAACTTTTGTAGTCGCTTCAAGAGGCAGTATTCGTGAGAATGCTGTAAAACCGGGTGGTACCGAGAAATGGAAGGCCATTTCTCCCCGAAATATTCTGCTTATGTTTTTTGTGTCTGCAGTTTATTCGGAGAGATTATGGCCTTCTTTTACTATTTTGGGAATTTTTAAGAAAAGTTTCAAACATATACAAGGAGGGATTACGAGGTGAAAGTAGAAGCAAAGCCGGACTTCCAAACTAGTACGGCACCGAAAACGGGTGCAGACCTGCTCATTGACTTATTAATTAATGAAGGTGTTGATACGCTTTTTGGGTATCCGGGTGGTGCCGTTCTACCAATCTATGACGCGATTTATCGTGCGAGAGGCAACATTAAGCACGTCCTCTTCCGTCACGAGCAAGGAAGCATTCATGCTGCTGAAGGTTATGCCCGCATTACCGGAAAACCTGGGGTTGTAATCGCAACTTCTGGTCCTGGAGCAACCAACTTGGTTACTGGTATTACAGACGCAATGATGGATTCTTTACCGCTAGTGATTTTCACTGGTCAGGTTGCTCGTGGTGTCATCGGAACTGATGCATTTCAAGAAGCTGACGTTATGGCGATTACAACACCTATTACAAAACATAATTATCAGGTACAAAACATTTTCGACCTGCCAAGAATTGTAAAAGAAGCTTTTCATATTGCTTCTACAGGTCGTCCAGGTCCGGTGTTAATTGATATTCCAAAAGATATCTCAGCAGGAGAATTAACTGAAATACCTGGAGAAGGTGTTATCCACCTCCCAGGATACCAGCCAACAACAAAGCCAAATCCGCTGCAGATCAAAAAACTTGCAGATGCGATTGCTAAGTCAAGAAAGCCGGTTATTCTTGCTGGTGCTGGGATACTTCACGGAAAGGCTTCATCAGAGTTAACTGCTTTCGCTGAAAAACACAAGATTCCAGTTGTAACTACTCTTCTAGGACTTGGAACATTCCCAGCAAACACCCCTCTCTCTCTTGGGATGGGCGGCATGCATGGAACGTACACAGCAAACATGGCAATTTACGAATCAGATTTACTTATTAATATCGGTGCCCGCTTTGATGACCGACTTACAGGAAATCTAAAGCACTTTGCTCCCAATGCCAAAGTTGCCCATATTGATATCGATCCTGCTGAAATTGGAAAAAATGTCCCAACAAATATTCCAATTGTTTCAGATTCAAAGGAAGCTTTGATTGAATTAATTAATCAGACAGCAGAATCACCCGATACAGAAAGATGGTTAGAGACACTTAACAAGTATAAAGAAGAATTCCCATTATGGTATAAACATGATCCAAACGGAATGTCTCCACAATGGTTGATTGAAGCGATTCATAAAGTAACAAACGGTGAAGCTGTTGTTACGACAGATGTTGGACAGCACCAAATGTGGGCTGCTCAATATTACAATTTTGAAAAACCTCATCGCTGGGTTACTTCCGGTGGACTAGGGACGATGGGATTCGGCTTTCCAGCTGCGATTGGAGCGCAAATGGCATCTCCAGGCAGCACTGTAGTAGCCATTGTTGGGGATGCTGGTTTCCAGATGACCTTACAGGAATTGTCGGTAATTTACGAACAGAATCTCCCAGTAAAAATCATCATTGTCAATAACGGTGCCCTAGGTATGGTTCGACAATGGCAGGAATTATTACATGGTAACCGTATATCGGAGTCTATCCTTAATACGCAGCCAGATTTTGTGAAGCTTGCTGAGGCCTACCATATCCTAGGGTTAAAGATTGAAACTCAGGAAGAATTAATCACAAAGCTTCCAGAAGTATTTGCTTATGACGGTCCTGTATTAATGGATTGCCGAGTATTACAGCAGGAAAAAGTTTTCCCGATGATTGCTCCTGGCAAAGGAATACATGAAATGATTGGGGTGAAACCATCGTGAAACGGATTATTTCCTTAACCGTTCAGGATCGAAGTGGTGTATTAAATCGAGTCACTGGTCTATTACAAAGACGACAATTTAATATCTCAAGTATCTCAGTAGGTCCAACTGAAACCGAAGGCATTTCAAAAATGACCTTAGTGGTTGAAGTCGAAGATGAACAGCGCCTTGAACAGGTTACAAAACAACTAAACAAGCAAATTGATGTATTAAAGGTTTCTGACATAACAGATAAAGCGATTGTCGCACGTGAACTGGCTCTAATTAAAGTAGCAGGGAGTTCACAACTTCGCAGTGAGATTAACGGAATCATCGACCCCTTCCGTGCCTTAATCATTGACGTAAGCAAAGACAGCTTAACGATACAGATTACTGGCCGGCCAGATAAAATCGATGCGTTGATCGACCTGCTTCGCCCATATGGAATTAAAGAGATTGCTAGAACAGGATTGACCGCCTTCTTACGCGGACATCAACCACAAGTTAACGAGTTAACTACCTACTCTCAAATAAAATAAACATTTTCGAAGGGATGATTATAATGGCAAAAGTATTATATAACGGAGATATTCAAGAGGCAGTTTTACAAGGAAAGAAGATCGCAGTAATTGGTTATGGTTCACAAGGTCATGCTCATGCATTAAACCTTAAGGAAAGCGGTTTTGACGTTGTTGTTGGTTTAAGAGGCGGAAAGTCTTGGGATAAAGCAGTTGAAGATGGAGTTGAAGTTACAACTGTTGCTGAAGCAACTGCTCAAGCAGAAGTTATTATGGTTTTACTTCCAGATGAAATGCAGCCTAAGGTTTACGAAGAAAGCATTAAACCAAACCTTGAAGCTGGTAATGCATTAGTATTTGCTCATGGTTTCAACGTTCATTTTACACAAATCGTTCCTCCAGCAGATGTAGACGTGTTCCTAGTTGCTCCTAAAGGTCCAGGACATTTAGTTCGACGCACCTATACAGAAGGCGCAGGAGTTCCAGCACTATACGCTGTTTATCAAGACTACACTGGCCAAGCGCGTGACTTAGCTCTTGCTTACGCTAAAGGTATCGGATCTGCTCGTGCAGGTGTATTAGAAACTTCTTTCCAAGAAGAAACAGAAACAGATTTATTCGGAGAACAAGCAGTTCTTTGCGGTGGTGCTACTGCCCTAATCAAAGCAGGTTTCGAAACGCTTGTAGAAGCTGGTTACCAGCCTGAAGTTGCTTACTTTGAGTGTTTACACGAATTAAAATTAATCGTTGACCTTCTATATGAAGGAGGACTTGAAAACATGCGTTATTCTATCTCTGATACAGCACAATGGGGAGATTTCGTTTCTGGACCACGTGTTGTTAACGAAGATACAAAAGCACGCATGAAAGAAGTATTAACGGATATTCAAACAGGTGCATTTGCGAAAGGCTGGATCTTGGAGAACCAAGCAAACCGTCCTCAATTTAACGCAATTAACCGCAGTGAAAATAACCATCCAATTGAAGTAGTTGGTCGTGAGCTTCGTGCCTTAATGCCATTTATTAAAAACAAGCCAGTAAATGAGAAGAAGGAAGTGGTGGTAAATGGTTCACGTTAACATCTTTGATACGACACTTCGCGATGGCGAACAATCTCCTGGTGTGAATTTAAACCAACTCGAAAAACTGGAAATCGCTAGACAACTAGAAAGGTTTGGCGTTGATATCATGGAGGCCGGGTTTCCGGCTTCCTCCCAAGGGGATTTCGAGGCAGTAAGAGCGATTGCCCGGAGTATTAAAAACAGTTCCGTCACTGGTCTAGCAAGAGCAACCAAATCGGACATTGACATTGCGTGGGACGCATTAAAAGATGCAGCAGAACCAAGGTTGCACGTTTTCCTTGCTACCTCCCCTATTCATATGAAATATAAATTGTTCAAAACACCTGAGGAAGTCATTCAAACCTCAGTCGATATGGTGGCATATGCCAAACAAAGATTCCCACATATCGAGTGGTCTGCTGAAGATGCTTCTCGTTCGGATCTAGACTTTCTTGTCAAAATCATTACCAAGGTGATTGACGCAGGAGCAACGGTCATTAACCTTCCTGACACTGTAGGTTATGCTACCCCAGCAGAATATGGTTACATGTTCCGTTATATCCGAGAGAACGTTCCTAATATCCATAAGGTTTCATTATCCTGTCATTGTCATGATGATTTAGGAATGGCTGTTGCCAACTCACTGGCAGCAATCGAAAATGGTGTTACCCAGGTGGAAGGAACCATTAACGGTATTGGCGAACGTGCGGGGAATGCTTCACTTGAAGAAATTGCCGTAGCTTTCAATATTCGTAAAGATAAATATCCATTTACGACAAATCTTGTTTTAAAAGAAATCAAACGCACCAGTGACTTAGTCAGCCGCTTCACAGGAATGATGGTTCCTGGAAATAAAGCGGTAGTTGGAAAAAATGCTTTTGCTCATGAGTCAGGAATTCATCAGGATGGTGTATTAAAGAATGCCCTAACCTATGAAATTATTACTCCTGAAATGGTTGGTATTCAATCGAATGATTTAGTCCTTGGTAAGCATTCAGGACGTCATGCCTTTAAAGATAAAATTGAAAACATGGGCTTTACGTTATCTGCTGAAAAACTTCTTGAAGCATTTACAGCTTTTAAACAGCTTACCGACCGTAAAAAAGAAGTTACGGATGAAGATTTATTTACTATCCTAACCGATATCCAAACTGCAGTTGCTGATGTTAAAAAATATGAACTTGTTGCTTTCCAAGTCCATTATGGTTCAGCCAACCTCCCTACTGCTACAGTTGCGCTTAATACGCCAGAAGGTGTTCGCGTAGAAACCGCCCGTACAGGTTCAGGAAGCGTAGAAGCGTTAATGAACACATTGGAAGCTTTAATTAAAGAAGAAATTCACTTAACTGATTTTAAACTAAACTCAGTTGGCCAAGGAAGAGATGCCCTAGCTGAGGTACATGTAAAAATGACCGTTGATGGTCTACAGGTAAGTGGCCGCGGTTCAGCACAAGACGTGTTAGAAGCTTCTGCTAAATCGTTCTTGAATGCTGTAAATCGAGTATTTTACAACCCTAAAGCTGCTATTTCCGCAGCATCCGCGCAAGCTTAAGTGACTTTTTTGCGAGGCGTTTTAAAAAATGATGAGGAGGTTGCTTCGAATGAAAAAACGTATTGTATTACTACCTGGTGATGGGATTGGCAAGGAAGTTATTAATTCTGCAAAAGATGTATTGAATGCTATTGCTGAAGAATTTAACCACAGTTTTACCTTCGAATCCCATGAGATCGGAGGGGCAGCCATTGACCTATACGGCACTCCGCTGCCGGAAACAACAGTTGACGCCTGTAAACAAGCAGATGCTGTATTATTAGGTGCGGTTGGAGGCCCTAAATGGGATAACAACCCCTCCCATTTACGCCCTGAAAGAGGATTGCTTGGTATTCGGAAGGCCCTTGATTTATATGCCAATTTAAGACCCATTAAAGGATTTAAAAATTTGCTGCATGCTTCTCCTTTAAAAGAGGAAGTTGTTGCAGGCAGCGATTTATTAATTGTCCGTGAGTTAACAGGAGGGATTTATTTCGGTACTCCTAGTGAACGTCGTGATAACGGGCAAACAGTGGTTGATACACTAGCTTACACCCGTAAGGAGATTGAAAGAATCGTAGACAAAGCATTCCAAGCAGCCCAAGGGCGGCGTGGACACCTTACATCTGTTGATAAAGCAAACGTCTTGGAATCAAGTAAGATGTGGCGTGAGATTGTCGAAGAGAAAAAAGCTCACTATCCAGATGTGGCTGTTGACCATGTCTTGGTGGATGCAGCTGCTATGAAATTGATTACAAATCCTACGCAGTTCGATGTCATTGTAACGGAGAATATGTTCGGTGACATTCTTAGTGATGAAGCCTCTGTTTTAACAGGTTCACTTGGAATGCTTGCTTCAGCAAGCCTGAGCGAAGATGGAGTTGGACTATATGAACCCGTTCACGGTTCAGCACCAGATATTGCTGGAAAAGGTGTTGCCAACCCGGTAGCAATGATTTTATCAACCGCGTTGATGCTTCGTTACTCTTTCGAATTAAACGATGAGGCGAAATTGATTGAAGAGGCTGTACAATCGGTATTAGATGCTGGCTTCCATACCGCTGATCTTCAAATACCTGAAGGCAGACTTGTTGGTACTGCTGAAATGACTCGTCATATTGTCGACTTCATTAAATCTCAAAACGCATCAAAGTGTATCATGAGCTGTTATGTATAATTAGCTGCAGCTGGGCTCATTAGTCCAGCTGCTTCTCCTTATCAAGAACCGTATTTTTTAGGGGACGAACTACCCCCTCTCTACTAAATCTAGAAATGTGAGGAAGGACATTATGCAAAAACCAAAAAATATTATTCAAAAAGTTTGGGAGAAGCATGTCGTATATCAAGAAGCAGGAAAACCTGATTTGCTTTATATTGATTTGCACTTAGTTCATGAAGTAACCTCTCCTCAGGCATTTGAAGGGTTACGAATGAACGGCCGTAAAGTACGTCGACCAGATCTTACTTATGCAACAATGGACCACAATGTTTCCACACTTGATCGAAACGTGATCAAGGATCCTATCTCAAAGAAACAAATTGATACATTGAAGGAGAATTGTCAGGAATTTGGCGTTGAACTTTCTGATCGTCAGCATCCAGACAATGGGATTGTCCATGTAATTGGTCCTGAACTTGGTCTTACACAGCCTGGAAAGACAATCGTCTGTGGTGATAGTCATACTTCTACACATGGTGCATTTGGCGCTTTAGCGTTCGGAATTGGGACAAGTGAAGTCGAACATGTCCTAGCGACACAAACACTTTGGCAAGCACCTCCAAAAACAATGAATGTTAAAGTGAACGGTAAACTGGGAACAGGTGTAACGGCAAAGGATTTAATCTTAGCGATTATCGGTAAATTTGGCGTTCAATTCGGAACTGGTTATGTGATGGAATATACAGGCGAGGCGATCACTTCCCTATCCATGGAAGAGCGTATGACCGTTTGTAATATGTCGATTGAAGCAGGTGCACGTGCAGGCTTGATTTCACCTGATGAAACGACTTTTGAATACTTAAAAGGACGTAGACATGTTCCTAAGGGTGAAGCTTTCGAGGAAGCCGTAGCAAACTGGCGTGCACTTGCCACTGATGAAGGTGCACACTATGATTCTGTTGTTGAAATTGAGGCATCTGAAGTAGAACCTCAGGTGACATGGGGAACCAACCCAGGTATGTGTATCCCAATTACAGCTTCTGTTCCAAATCCGGATAATGAAGATAGAGCTAATAAAAAGGATGAAATTTCTCGTGCCCTTCAATATATGGGACTTGAAGCCGGCCAACCGATTTCAAATGTAGAGATTGACCATGTCTTTATTGGTTCTTGTACCAATTCACGGTTAAGTGATTTACGAAAGGCTGCGGATGTCGTTCGTGGACATAAGGTTAATCCTAAGGTGAAGGCAATCGTTGTTCCTGGCTCATTTAGTGTAAAATTAGCTGCGGAAAAAGAAGGTATTGATCAAATTTTCAAAGAAGCAGGCTTTGAATGGCGCGAAGCTGGCTGCAGTATGTGCTTGGCAATGAATGATGACATTGTTCCTCCAGGTGGACGCTGTGCCTCTACATCTAACCGTAATTTTGAAGGCCGCCAAGGAAACGGATCTCGCACCCACCTTGTCAGCCCTGAAATGGCTGCTGCTGCTGCAGTTGCAGGTCATTTCGTCGATGTTCGCAAGTTCACTGCACAGGAGGTAATATAAATGGAACCATTACGCATTCATACAGGAATCGTTTGCCCGTTAAATCGTAGTAATGTGGATACAGACCAGATTATTCCGAAGCAATTCCTAAAAAGAATTGAGCGAAGCGGCTTTGGACAATTTTTATTTTATCACTGGCGCTTTGATGATGAGGGTAACCTGCGTGAGGATTTTTCAATGAATCATCCTAAATATCAGGGAGCTTCTATTTTAGTTGCAGGTGAAAACTTTGGCTGTGGCTCCTCCCGTGAACATGCACCATGGGCGATTCAGGACTTTGGCTTTAAAGTGGTTATCGCCCAAAGTTACGCCGATATTTTTAAAAATAACTGCGTGAAAAATGGTATCCTTACAATTCAAGCTAGTGAAGAACAGGTTCAAAGTATTATGCGTAAAGCGGAGAACGAGGAGTACACACTTACTGTGAATCTAGAAGATCAAGTGGTTACCGATAATCAGGGGTTGGAGTTTACATTTGATATTGCTCCATATCCGAAAGAAATGCTGCTTAACGGCTGGGATGAAATTGGTGTAACACTGAACTATGAAGATAAAATTTCTCAGTATGAACTTGCACATAAATAGAAAAATGAGCTTGGATATCCAAGCTCATTTTTTAAGGCTCTTTTCTTAAACTTTGTTAATCTTGGAACAAAATTAATGATTGCACTAGATTTCCGTAGAAAACAGCAAAAATTTATTAAGAAAAGAGCGTCCAAACTAAATTCTAAAGCGCAAAATAGTTAATTCCACGTTAAAATCGGCTTTAAGATTTTAACAACTATCTTTACAAAACAGCATTTTCTATTGTCTTGGTGCCAATAACATCACCAAAACACCTATTAAACATATACCGCCGCCAATCCAGTCATAAAAGTCTGGAGTCTTTTTGTCGATGCCCCAACCCCACAATAGCGAAAGCACAATGAATACTCCCCCGTAAGCAGCATAAACTCGTCCGAATGATGGGAAAACCTGAAAGGTAGCAATTATACCGTACAAAGCTAGCACTACACCGCCAATTAGTCCCCAGTAGGACGGCTTCCCTTCTCGCAGCCATTGCCAAATAAGATAACCCCCTCCTATCTCTGCAATACCTGCAAGGATAAATAAAAGAGTTGCTTGAATCATTACAAACACATCCATTTCAATAAACTCTTATAAAAAGATTACATGCTCATTTTATAAATCCGTATGATGCTGGTCGATGAGTTAATCGGACACCATTGATGACGTATGATTCCCGTTCAACCTGAAATATCTCTCTAGCGGTCATCATAGATGACGTATGATTCCCGTTCGACCTGAAAGTATCTCACGAACGGTCATCATAGATGACGTATGATTACCGTTCGACCTGAAATATCTCTCTAGCGGTCATCATAGATGACGTATGATTAACATTAATCCTAAAAAACCCAAGCTTACATTAGAGGACTGCCTCATTCACATTTTGACCCCAGCAGTTCGGTATAAAAATTTTTTCATATCATAGGGTAAATAGTAGACAAGTTTAGGAGGTTGTTTATTTGCTTAAATTAATGTTATTTATTTTATTCGTTCTCCTAGCAATTACTATACTCTTCATTATCTTAACAAAAAATAAGCAGCAAATGATTCAGACTTATTCTATTTCTACTTTTTTAGGCACAAGTTCCAATGATGAAGTTCTGGAACAAAAACAATCTCTCATTGAAAAAGTTAATAAATTTTTCGATGATAATGGTGTCGGGGATGATGGTATAGACGACAACGGTGGGGATGAGGGGGGAGAATAGTTACAATATTTGGATAATCGCAACAATGTTTTTTCTATAATTTAGCTCTGTTATTATTCATTGTTGATGTTCGTGTAGGTATTAGAATGAATAGGCGGAGAATTTCCGGTTAATGTATATAGTGGTAGCTTAAGATGCAGAAATAAGCGGAGATATTCCGGTTAACTGCTCTAAATAAGTCAAAATCCAAAGATTTGGATCATATAAGCGGAAAAATGCCCTTATTTATAATGGTATATAACAAATTTCCAATTTAGCCTGAATTTTTCCGCTTATTTTTCAAACACAGTGGAATCAACATCCAGTTTTAACAGAGCATGTAATTTAAGAATGAACGAATGGATTAGGTTTAATACTAAGTACGAAAAAGGAGGGATTATGATGGATGGAAAATATAATACAGGCGACGACGCGAATGTAGAAATGAAGAAGGCTCTAAGCAAAACAACACCTAGAAAGAATCCAAACATGAGTGAAGCAGAGTTTAAGATGAAATACCAGGGTAAGAAACAAATCTAACATAAAACAGGGGCAGGTTTCCCCCTGCCCTTTTCAAATGCGCAACTTGTATTAAAGTGTCTCATTGATTTTATTTAAGACTTTATTGCGTCTAGTATAAGCGAAGGAAATAATAATTTATCTCCTTGATTCCTAGGATCAAACTTTTTGGACCGAAAAATCACTCCATCTTCAGCATGCCAGTCATTAAAATGAAAGTTACCTGCTTCATCACAATACTCAAGTAAAGTAACTTTAAATCCTGCCTCTTCAAACATGTTAGATAGCGTTCGATAAGTATGGACCATTTTATGACTTGCAGCGGGATGATCTTTTGGACCTGGTCCACCGATTTTAACTATATTTTGATAATCCTCATCAGGAAAAAATCCATCTGGAACCGCACACCGGATATAACCTGCAGGCTTCAGGTATTGATAACAATTTTTCGCAGCCTGAACACCTTCTTCAAATGTTAAGTGCTCCCAAATGTGTTCAGCTAGTATAGCTGTAATGGAATTATAAGTAAACATACTAGCCCATGTGGTTTCATCTATTAAATTAAGCTCTTCTTCTTGTGTATGTACCCAGCCTGGGTTATTATTGTAATCCCCAGCTCCGATCACAACTTTGATTTCCTTCTCTCTTATCACCAGATTCTCCCCTTCGTCTCCTATTCACCTTTTCTGGCATCTCTTATTTGTTATAATTCAATCCAGAATCTTTTTATGATAGTTCCATCTTCTTCAATAAAATCTGAATCTGGTATACCTCCATTATTAATAATCGTTTTGAAGGAACCTGTATTATCCTCATTACATAAAACCAGCGCCTTTTTAATTCCTAACTCTTTAGATTTTTCAAGCGCCAATGACAATAATTTAGTCGCATATCCTTTTCTTCTCTCTGAAGGACGGATACCGTAACCAATATGTCCTCCACTATTTAATAGAATTTCTGTTAAACGGTGTCTTATATTTACAACACCCAGTATTCTTTTGTTTTCATTTATTAACCAAAATGTTGAATCTGGCACCCAGCCTTCAGGAAGATTATGTCCTTGCTCATTATCATTTAAAAATTGGACCATTGCCTCAAAGTTTGACGGATCTTTTTTGATAACCCAAGGTACCATATCCTCTTTGCTATCTAACCATTCTTCATAAAATGAGATGTATTCTTCCTTCAATTCTACCGTTGGTTTAATTAAAGATACTTGATGGTTTGAGTCTATTATCAATCTTTCATACGACAAATTATCGTCCTCTTTTTTCAATAAAAACACATCAGGATTACGTAGATTCCGCCAATCATCAAATCCGAACTCATTATTATAATGATTTAAAAGTAAAGACAGAAGGTTACCATGTGTAACAATAATGGTATTTTGCGCTTCATTGTTCATAGCTTCCTCTACTACACTTACGATACGATGCACTGCATCATAACTAGACTCTCCACCTTCAAACTTCAAATCAAAATCATCAAAGGTAGCGCTTAGCTTTTCAAGCCAGTCGGAAAGATTTTCGGAACTAAGTACACGTTCTGTTAATAAATCGTTCGTTTCAATTTCTAAATTTAGTCTTTTTGCAAGTGGTTCTATAGATTGGATAGTGCGCACAAACGGACTTGAGATAATTCGATTAATTGGAATATCTCTAAAGAACTCAGATAATGCGATAGCTTGTGTATGACCTTTATTTGTTAGTGGCGCTTCTGCTGGCTGCCCTTGGGCCTCACAATGTCGGATAAGATAAATTTTCTTCATAACTAGTCCTCCTATTTTCTATTTATTCTTCAAACGTCTTTCTGAACCCATAAAAAGGCCGATATCCCTGACCTTCATAGAATCTATGGGAGGAACTTGATGCAAGCATTTCTATTCTCGTTTTAGGATATAAACGATGTACGTACTGAAGTAACTCTTGCCCAATGCCTAATCCCCGATACTTTTTATCAATTAATAATTCACAAATGTAAAGTGTAATACATGTGTCGGTAAAACCTCGAATATAGCCTACTACTCCGTCACCTTCTGCATCAACAACGTATGAAACAGATGAATTTTCCCATGCCTGCCTCGTATCTTCATTCTTTTCAACTAAGTTATTCCAGCCTTCTTCTCGGTTTAACTCTTGTATTCTATTAAAATCACTCTCTTGATACTGTCGGATATGTATCTGATTCATTAAATAAACCTCGCCCAAAATTTCTCTACGGTTTGTATTTTATGATAGGCCTCTGCCTATTAAATTTGCTGAAACCGGAGTCGCTCCAAGTTCCCTTGCCCATATGGATAATTGCCCAATATGATGAACTTCATGCACAATAATGTGATTTACTACCTCTCCATATGTAAAACTCCTGCCATCATCCAATTCTAAAATCTGACTGCCCATTTCTTCCTTCCATTCTGTTACAAACTTTTCCACCTCTAGATGCCAGTCATTATGCAGTTTTATTACATCATTAATAGAGTGGTAGTCCTCTAATTTAAATTCATACTCCTTTCCCCCATTTAAATCGTTAATCCAATCATATTCAACCACAACAATATGTAATAAAGTATGGAGTATATTGCCGAATCCCCCCGTCCTTTTTTCTAATAACTGTTCAGTTGTTAACTGTTCACACCAATTAAACCAATCTTCTCGTACCTGCCAATTATAATAAAATAGCTGTTTCAAGTTTTACACCTCTATTTTGGTTTACTATTTTCTTATCCCCCTAGTAATACTCTACAAAATGGTCA from Neobacillus sp. CF12 encodes:
- the ilvB gene encoding acetolactate synthase large subunit — encoded protein: MKVEAKPDFQTSTAPKTGADLLIDLLINEGVDTLFGYPGGAVLPIYDAIYRARGNIKHVLFRHEQGSIHAAEGYARITGKPGVVIATSGPGATNLVTGITDAMMDSLPLVIFTGQVARGVIGTDAFQEADVMAITTPITKHNYQVQNIFDLPRIVKEAFHIASTGRPGPVLIDIPKDISAGELTEIPGEGVIHLPGYQPTTKPNPLQIKKLADAIAKSRKPVILAGAGILHGKASSELTAFAEKHKIPVVTTLLGLGTFPANTPLSLGMGGMHGTYTANMAIYESDLLINIGARFDDRLTGNLKHFAPNAKVAHIDIDPAEIGKNVPTNIPIVSDSKEALIELINQTAESPDTERWLETLNKYKEEFPLWYKHDPNGMSPQWLIEAIHKVTNGEAVVTTDVGQHQMWAAQYYNFEKPHRWVTSGGLGTMGFGFPAAIGAQMASPGSTVVAIVGDAGFQMTLQELSVIYEQNLPVKIIIVNNGALGMVRQWQELLHGNRISESILNTQPDFVKLAEAYHILGLKIETQEELITKLPEVFAYDGPVLMDCRVLQQEKVFPMIAPGKGIHEMIGVKPS
- the ilvN gene encoding acetolactate synthase small subunit — protein: MKRIISLTVQDRSGVLNRVTGLLQRRQFNISSISVGPTETEGISKMTLVVEVEDEQRLEQVTKQLNKQIDVLKVSDITDKAIVARELALIKVAGSSQLRSEINGIIDPFRALIIDVSKDSLTIQITGRPDKIDALIDLLRPYGIKEIARTGLTAFLRGHQPQVNELTTYSQIK
- the ilvC gene encoding ketol-acid reductoisomerase, with the translated sequence MAKVLYNGDIQEAVLQGKKIAVIGYGSQGHAHALNLKESGFDVVVGLRGGKSWDKAVEDGVEVTTVAEATAQAEVIMVLLPDEMQPKVYEESIKPNLEAGNALVFAHGFNVHFTQIVPPADVDVFLVAPKGPGHLVRRTYTEGAGVPALYAVYQDYTGQARDLALAYAKGIGSARAGVLETSFQEETETDLFGEQAVLCGGATALIKAGFETLVEAGYQPEVAYFECLHELKLIVDLLYEGGLENMRYSISDTAQWGDFVSGPRVVNEDTKARMKEVLTDIQTGAFAKGWILENQANRPQFNAINRSENNHPIEVVGRELRALMPFIKNKPVNEKKEVVVNGSR
- a CDS encoding 2-isopropylmalate synthase, yielding MVHVNIFDTTLRDGEQSPGVNLNQLEKLEIARQLERFGVDIMEAGFPASSQGDFEAVRAIARSIKNSSVTGLARATKSDIDIAWDALKDAAEPRLHVFLATSPIHMKYKLFKTPEEVIQTSVDMVAYAKQRFPHIEWSAEDASRSDLDFLVKIITKVIDAGATVINLPDTVGYATPAEYGYMFRYIRENVPNIHKVSLSCHCHDDLGMAVANSLAAIENGVTQVEGTINGIGERAGNASLEEIAVAFNIRKDKYPFTTNLVLKEIKRTSDLVSRFTGMMVPGNKAVVGKNAFAHESGIHQDGVLKNALTYEIITPEMVGIQSNDLVLGKHSGRHAFKDKIENMGFTLSAEKLLEAFTAFKQLTDRKKEVTDEDLFTILTDIQTAVADVKKYELVAFQVHYGSANLPTATVALNTPEGVRVETARTGSGSVEALMNTLEALIKEEIHLTDFKLNSVGQGRDALAEVHVKMTVDGLQVSGRGSAQDVLEASAKSFLNAVNRVFYNPKAAISAASAQA
- the leuB gene encoding 3-isopropylmalate dehydrogenase — protein: MKKRIVLLPGDGIGKEVINSAKDVLNAIAEEFNHSFTFESHEIGGAAIDLYGTPLPETTVDACKQADAVLLGAVGGPKWDNNPSHLRPERGLLGIRKALDLYANLRPIKGFKNLLHASPLKEEVVAGSDLLIVRELTGGIYFGTPSERRDNGQTVVDTLAYTRKEIERIVDKAFQAAQGRRGHLTSVDKANVLESSKMWREIVEEKKAHYPDVAVDHVLVDAAAMKLITNPTQFDVIVTENMFGDILSDEASVLTGSLGMLASASLSEDGVGLYEPVHGSAPDIAGKGVANPVAMILSTALMLRYSFELNDEAKLIEEAVQSVLDAGFHTADLQIPEGRLVGTAEMTRHIVDFIKSQNASKCIMSCYV